A section of the Candidatus Eisenbacteria bacterium genome encodes:
- the fsa gene encoding fructose-6-phosphate aldolase, producing MKFFLDTANVKEIQEVAALGILDGVTTNPSLLAKEPGDPRKTIVQICEIVQGPVSAEAVSTDYPGIVAEGRELAKLHPHVVVKVPVIREGLKAIKTLSGEGVKINCTLIFNAVQGLMAAKAGATYLSPFVGRIDDSGHDGMELVHDLVQIMELHDLDAQVLAASLRHPMHVREAALAGAHVGTLPKSVFDQCLKHPLTDIGLARFLEDWKKVQAASK from the coding sequence ATGAAGTTCTTCCTCGACACCGCGAACGTGAAGGAAATCCAGGAGGTCGCCGCCCTGGGCATCCTGGACGGCGTGACCACCAACCCGTCGCTGCTGGCAAAGGAGCCGGGAGATCCGCGCAAGACCATCGTGCAGATCTGCGAAATCGTGCAGGGCCCGGTGAGCGCCGAGGCGGTTTCCACGGACTACCCGGGCATCGTGGCCGAGGGCCGCGAGCTGGCAAAGCTGCACCCGCACGTGGTGGTGAAGGTCCCGGTCATCCGCGAGGGCCTCAAGGCCATCAAGACGCTCAGCGGCGAGGGGGTGAAGATCAACTGCACCCTGATCTTCAACGCGGTGCAGGGGCTCATGGCCGCGAAGGCGGGTGCCACCTACCTGAGCCCGTTCGTGGGCCGCATTGACGATTCCGGCCACGACGGCATGGAGCTGGTGCACGACCTGGTGCAGATCATGGAGCTGCACGACCTGGACGCGCAGGTGCTCGCGGCCAGCCTGCGCCACCCGATGCACGTGCGCGAGGCCGCCCTCGCGGGCGCCCACGTGGGTACGCTGCCCAAGTCGGTGTTCGACCAGTGCCTCAAGCACCCGCTGACCGACATCGGGCTGGCGCGCTTCCTGGAGGACTGGAAAAAGGTCCAGGCGGCCTCGAAGTAG
- the truA gene encoding tRNA pseudouridine(38-40) synthase TruA, with protein sequence MTAPGDGHVPIPHGDTARRHRMIVSYDGAAFFGWQIQPQRRSVQGDLEEALSTLLREKVNVTGAGRTDSGVHSVGQVAHFDTTARFAPALLEGRLNGYLEADVSVCGLRRATAAFDARRSATGRLYRYHLAFRKSPLSRGRSWYTPGLDPAALREHTRGILGEHDFKAFCARGDRHENTLCVLRRADWKAWEGGLFLELEGNRFLHHMVRNLVGTLVPMARGAWHGPGIPELLAGRDRRLAGPTAPARGLCLVRVYYGARPGGPGPSSSGPPPAGPNE encoded by the coding sequence ATGACCGCGCCGGGTGACGGCCACGTACCCATCCCGCACGGCGACACCGCACGCCGGCACCGCATGATCGTGTCCTATGACGGCGCCGCGTTCTTCGGCTGGCAGATCCAGCCGCAGCGGCGCTCGGTGCAGGGGGACCTGGAGGAGGCGCTCTCCACGCTGCTGCGGGAGAAGGTGAACGTCACCGGCGCGGGACGCACCGATTCCGGCGTGCACTCCGTGGGGCAGGTGGCGCACTTCGACACCACCGCCCGATTCGCGCCGGCGCTGCTCGAAGGGCGTCTCAACGGCTACCTGGAGGCGGACGTCTCCGTGTGCGGCCTGCGCCGCGCGACCGCCGCCTTCGACGCCCGGCGCTCCGCCACCGGACGGCTGTATCGCTATCACCTGGCGTTCCGCAAATCGCCCCTGAGCCGCGGAAGGTCGTGGTACACTCCGGGCCTGGATCCGGCCGCGCTCCGCGAGCACACTCGCGGGATCCTGGGAGAGCACGATTTCAAGGCGTTCTGCGCCCGCGGCGACCGGCACGAGAACACACTGTGCGTGCTGCGCCGGGCGGACTGGAAGGCATGGGAGGGCGGCCTCTTCCTGGAACTGGAAGGCAACCGCTTCCTCCATCACATGGTCCGCAACCTGGTGGGCACGCTGGTGCCGATGGCCAGGGGCGCCTGGCACGGCCCGGGCATCCCCGAGTTGCTCGCGGGCCGCGACCGGCGGCTGGCCGGCCCCACCGCGCCGGCCCGCGGGTTGTGCCTGGTCCGTGTCTACTACGGGGCCCGCCCGGGCGGGCCCGGTCCATCAAGCAGCGGCCCGCCCCCAGCGGGCCCCAACGAATAA
- a CDS encoding aspartate-semialdehyde dehydrogenase: protein MAGARTVAVVGATGAVGQEMLRVLEQRDFPVGRLRPMASARSAGSRLCFRGREFAVEALEGADFDGVDVALFSIGAELAREHGPRAAEAGAVVVDNSTAFRMEPDVPLVVPEVNGELLASRPRIVANPNCCAVPLVVVLHALRRAAALKRVIVTTFQSVSGTGKDAMDELREQAGAWLEGRESPPRVYPRPIAFNCLPHVDAFQDNGYTREEMKITAESRKMLGLPDLLLSATCVRVPVFRAHSESVTVEFERPVTPQQALDALRSAAGVELRGEPGAYPTPRDAEGGDLTLVGRVREDVSHPGGIALWLTCDNLRKGAALNAIQIAERYL from the coding sequence GTGGCCGGCGCTCGCACCGTCGCCGTGGTGGGCGCCACCGGCGCCGTGGGCCAGGAGATGCTCCGGGTGCTGGAGCAGCGCGACTTCCCGGTGGGCAGGCTGCGTCCCATGGCCAGCGCGCGCTCGGCGGGCTCACGGCTGTGCTTCCGCGGGCGCGAGTTCGCGGTGGAGGCGCTGGAGGGCGCCGACTTCGACGGCGTGGACGTGGCGCTGTTCTCGATCGGCGCCGAGCTGGCGCGCGAGCACGGTCCCCGGGCCGCCGAGGCGGGCGCCGTGGTGGTGGACAACAGCACCGCGTTCCGCATGGAGCCGGACGTGCCGCTGGTGGTGCCCGAGGTGAACGGGGAACTGCTGGCCTCGCGGCCGCGCATCGTGGCCAATCCCAACTGCTGCGCGGTGCCGCTGGTGGTGGTGCTCCACGCGCTGCGCCGCGCCGCGGCCCTGAAGCGGGTGATCGTCACCACCTTTCAATCCGTCTCGGGCACCGGCAAGGACGCCATGGACGAGCTGCGCGAGCAGGCCGGCGCCTGGCTCGAGGGGCGGGAGAGCCCTCCGCGGGTATACCCGCGGCCCATCGCCTTCAACTGCCTGCCCCACGTGGACGCCTTCCAGGACAACGGCTACACCCGGGAGGAGATGAAGATCACCGCCGAGTCGCGCAAGATGCTGGGCCTCCCGGACCTGCTGCTCTCCGCCACCTGCGTGCGCGTGCCGGTGTTCCGGGCGCACAGCGAGTCGGTCACCGTGGAGTTCGAGCGTCCCGTCACGCCGCAGCAGGCGCTCGACGCGCTGCGTTCCGCCGCGGGTGTGGAGTTGCGCGGGGAGCCCGGGGCGTACCCGACCCCCCGCGACGCCGAGGGCGGGGACCTGACGCTGGTGGGACGCGTGCGCGAGGACGTGTCCCACCCCGGCGGGATCGCGCTGTGGCTCACCTGCGACAATCTCCGCAAGGGGGCGGCCCTCAACGCCATCCAGATCGCCGAGAGATATCTTTGA
- a CDS encoding 6-phosphofructokinase — MSKSSLVARPKKGDHIRRVGIVFAGGPAPAANAVISSAAVSFLDDNRQVLGFMYGYEHLQKYHPVTYRLTREEHYKEFTHKDVTGNRNSQGILIGTSRANPGKGIKCPADLDDPEKTAHLRNVYSALVDLGIDALISIGGDDTLKTANFLHEYQKRLPEGAKRIQIVHLPKTIDNDYQGIDFTFGYFTAVDFLAKEMKNLRADAEAGQVYYVAECMGRKAGWLCYGVGIAGEANMVFSLEDVNDEMVFEDEVVDPETGATRKERRLRVDALVDKIVNLILFREQHEHKHFGTVVLAEGLAELFPEKYIRGLPKDEHGNISIGKIDIGKEMARLTAEEYRKRTGRERKVVGLQIGYESRCALPHAFDVMLGSQLGIGAYRALVEENLGGHMVSASGQLDLSYVPFHKLVNPGTMRTEVRFIRPGSDFHLLARFLESRTEVQR, encoded by the coding sequence ATGTCCAAGAGCAGTCTCGTCGCGCGCCCGAAGAAGGGGGATCACATCCGGCGCGTGGGCATCGTGTTCGCAGGTGGCCCGGCCCCCGCGGCCAACGCCGTGATCAGCTCGGCCGCGGTGAGCTTCCTGGACGACAATCGCCAGGTGCTGGGGTTCATGTACGGCTACGAGCACCTGCAGAAGTACCACCCGGTCACGTACCGGCTCACCCGCGAGGAGCATTACAAGGAGTTCACCCACAAGGACGTCACCGGCAACCGCAACTCGCAGGGGATCCTGATCGGAACCTCGCGGGCCAACCCCGGGAAGGGAATCAAGTGCCCCGCGGACCTCGACGATCCCGAGAAGACCGCCCACCTGCGCAACGTCTACTCCGCGCTGGTGGACCTGGGCATTGACGCGCTCATCTCGATTGGCGGCGACGACACGCTGAAGACGGCCAACTTCCTGCACGAGTACCAGAAGCGGCTGCCGGAGGGGGCGAAGCGCATCCAGATCGTGCACCTGCCCAAGACCATCGACAACGACTACCAGGGCATCGATTTCACCTTCGGCTACTTCACCGCGGTGGATTTCCTGGCCAAGGAGATGAAGAACCTGCGTGCCGACGCCGAGGCGGGCCAGGTGTACTACGTGGCCGAGTGCATGGGCCGCAAGGCCGGCTGGCTGTGCTACGGGGTTGGAATCGCCGGCGAAGCCAACATGGTATTCAGCCTCGAGGACGTGAATGACGAGATGGTCTTCGAGGACGAGGTGGTGGACCCGGAGACGGGCGCCACACGCAAGGAGCGCCGGCTGCGCGTGGACGCGCTGGTGGACAAGATCGTCAACCTGATCCTGTTCCGCGAGCAGCACGAGCACAAGCACTTCGGCACCGTGGTGCTGGCCGAGGGCCTGGCGGAGCTGTTTCCCGAGAAGTACATCCGCGGGCTGCCCAAGGACGAGCACGGCAACATCTCGATCGGCAAGATTGACATCGGCAAGGAGATGGCCCGCCTCACCGCGGAGGAGTACCGCAAGCGCACCGGCCGGGAGCGCAAGGTCGTGGGGCTGCAGATCGGCTACGAGAGCCGCTGCGCGCTGCCCCACGCCTTCGACGTGATGCTGGGCAGCCAGCTGGGCATCGGTGCCTACCGCGCGCTGGTGGAGGAGAACCTCGGAGGCCACATGGTCAGCGCCAGCGGGCAACTGGACCTCTCCTACGTGCCGTTCCACAAGCTGGTGAACCCGGGCACCATGCGCACCGAGGTGCGTTTCATCCGCCCGGGCTCGGATTTCCACCTCCTGGCGCGGTTCCTCGAGAGCCGCACCGAAGTCCAGAGGTAG
- the gdhA gene encoding NADP-specific glutamate dehydrogenase, protein MANADVGVLTPTASKTDYISSVIETTIRKNPAEPEFHQAVKEVLESLRPAIDKHPKYRDARILERIVEPERVIMFRVPWLDDKGQVQCNRGFRIEMNSAIGPYKGGLRLHPSVNLGVLKFLAFEQVFKNSLTTLPMGGGKGGSDFDPKGKSDNEVMKFCQSFMTELCRHIGPDTDVPAGDIGVGGREIGFLFGQYKRIRNEFTGVLTGKALNWGGSLIRPEATGYGTVYFTEEMLKTRKDSLQGKVALVSGSGNVAQYTVEKLNDLGAKAVTLSDSGGFIHDPAGINAEKLAWVMELKNVKRGRIEEYARKFSGSKYTPVDPKADFNPLWAVPGAQLAYPSATQNEINAKDADNLIKNGVFVIGEGANMPSTLDATNKFLAAKILYGPAKAANAGGVATSGLEMSQNSLRLGWTREEVDTRLHNIMISIHKNSFETAKEYGAPGNYVLGANIAGFLKVANSMLDQGLV, encoded by the coding sequence ATGGCGAACGCCGACGTGGGCGTCTTGACGCCGACCGCTTCGAAGACCGACTACATCTCCAGTGTCATCGAGACGACCATCCGGAAGAACCCGGCGGAGCCCGAGTTCCACCAGGCGGTCAAGGAGGTCCTCGAATCCCTGCGGCCGGCGATCGACAAGCACCCGAAATACCGTGACGCTCGCATCCTCGAGCGCATCGTCGAGCCCGAGCGCGTGATCATGTTCCGCGTGCCCTGGCTGGACGACAAGGGCCAGGTGCAGTGCAACCGCGGCTTCCGGATCGAGATGAACAGCGCCATCGGCCCGTACAAGGGTGGCCTGCGCCTTCACCCGTCCGTGAACCTCGGCGTGCTGAAGTTCCTCGCCTTCGAACAGGTGTTCAAGAACTCGCTCACCACGCTGCCCATGGGCGGCGGCAAGGGCGGCTCGGACTTCGACCCGAAGGGCAAGAGCGACAACGAAGTCATGAAGTTCTGCCAGAGCTTCATGACCGAACTGTGCCGCCACATCGGCCCGGACACCGACGTCCCGGCCGGTGACATCGGCGTGGGCGGCCGCGAGATCGGCTTCCTCTTCGGGCAGTACAAGCGCATCCGCAACGAGTTCACCGGCGTGCTCACGGGCAAGGCGCTGAACTGGGGCGGCTCGCTCATCCGTCCGGAAGCCACCGGCTACGGCACGGTGTACTTCACCGAGGAGATGCTCAAGACGCGCAAGGACTCGCTGCAGGGCAAGGTGGCGCTGGTCTCCGGCAGCGGCAACGTGGCCCAGTACACCGTCGAGAAGCTGAACGATCTCGGTGCCAAGGCGGTCACGCTCTCCGACTCCGGCGGCTTCATCCACGACCCGGCGGGCATCAACGCCGAGAAGCTGGCGTGGGTCATGGAACTCAAGAACGTCAAGCGCGGCCGCATCGAGGAGTACGCCAGGAAGTTCTCCGGCTCCAAGTACACGCCGGTGGACCCGAAGGCCGACTTCAACCCGCTCTGGGCCGTCCCGGGCGCCCAGCTGGCCTACCCCAGCGCGACGCAGAACGAGATCAACGCCAAGGACGCCGACAACCTGATCAAGAATGGCGTGTTCGTGATCGGCGAAGGCGCCAACATGCCGAGCACGCTCGATGCCACCAACAAGTTCCTCGCGGCGAAGATCCTGTACGGGCCGGCGAAGGCCGCCAACGCCGGCGGCGTGGCCACCTCGGGGCTCGAGATGTCGCAGAACAGCCTGCGCCTGGGCTGGACCCGTGAAGAGGTGGACACCCGGCTCCACAACATCATGATCTCCATCCACAAGAACTCCTTCGAGACCGCCAAGGAATACGGCGCCCCGGGCAACTACGTGCTCGGCGCGAACATCGCCGGTTTCCTGAA
- a CDS encoding trypsin-like peptidase domain-containing protein, with product MRPFPRVHILAALLLAGPLAIPAASTATARAAAAAPGGRGAPQPAEDLAWSRQNAITRAAERAGAAVVSISVVQTQVVQESPFFSFFPDEFFDRFSPPMQYRREVPGLGSGFIVNREGYVLTNSHVVQGARQIKVTLTDGRQFEGKLVGSDPSYDLAVVKVEGKDLPVAAEGNSDDLIVGEWAIAIGNPFGFLLNDTKPSVTVGVVSATRRDIKPEAGVTGVYKNMIQTDAAINPGNSGGPLVNAMGEVIGINTFILSKGGGSIGLGFAIPINTAKKVFEEIVQYGRVRSVWIGVSVQDVTPYLAQRFALTDRSGVIILTVERGSPAARAGVRVGDVVRQVDGEKVRNADEAGRAIFGAGVGDTVRLTLERQGKPVEVRLTLEEARDSQ from the coding sequence ATGCGTCCGTTTCCGCGAGTCCACATCCTGGCGGCGCTGCTGCTCGCCGGCCCCCTGGCCATTCCCGCCGCCTCGACCGCCACCGCCCGGGCCGCCGCTGCCGCTCCGGGCGGCCGGGGCGCGCCGCAGCCGGCCGAGGATCTGGCCTGGAGCCGCCAGAACGCCATCACGCGCGCGGCCGAGCGGGCCGGGGCCGCGGTGGTGTCCATCAGCGTGGTGCAGACGCAGGTGGTGCAGGAGAGCCCCTTCTTCTCCTTCTTCCCGGACGAGTTCTTCGACCGGTTCTCTCCCCCCATGCAGTACCGCCGGGAGGTGCCGGGCCTGGGCTCGGGCTTCATCGTGAACAGGGAGGGCTACGTGCTCACCAATTCGCACGTGGTCCAGGGGGCGCGCCAGATCAAGGTGACGCTCACCGACGGGCGGCAGTTCGAGGGCAAGCTGGTGGGCTCGGATCCCAGCTACGACCTGGCGGTGGTGAAGGTGGAGGGCAAGGACCTGCCGGTGGCCGCGGAGGGCAACTCCGACGACCTGATCGTGGGGGAGTGGGCCATCGCCATCGGGAACCCGTTCGGCTTCCTGCTCAACGACACCAAGCCCTCGGTGACCGTGGGCGTGGTGAGCGCCACGCGGCGCGACATCAAGCCCGAGGCGGGCGTGACCGGCGTGTACAAGAACATGATCCAGACCGATGCGGCCATCAACCCGGGCAACTCCGGCGGGCCGCTGGTCAACGCCATGGGCGAGGTGATCGGCATCAACACGTTCATCCTCTCCAAGGGCGGCGGCTCGATCGGGCTGGGCTTCGCCATTCCCATCAACACCGCGAAGAAGGTGTTCGAGGAAATCGTGCAGTACGGCCGCGTGCGCAGCGTGTGGATCGGCGTGTCGGTCCAGGATGTCACGCCCTACCTGGCGCAGCGATTCGCCCTCACGGACCGCAGCGGCGTGATCATCCTGACCGTGGAGCGCGGGAGCCCCGCGGCCCGGGCCGGGGTGCGGGTGGGGGACGTGGTGCGCCAGGTGGACGGCGAGAAGGTGCGCAACGCCGACGAGGCCGGCCGGGCCATCTTCGGAGCGGGGGTGGGGGACACCGTCCGCCTCACCCTGGAGAGGCAGGGCAAGCCGGTGGAGGTGCGCCTGACACTCGAGGAAGCCCGCGACTCCCAGTGA